The Corylus avellana chromosome ca8, CavTom2PMs-1.0 genome has a segment encoding these proteins:
- the LOC132190204 gene encoding eukaryotic translation initiation factor 3 subunit B-like gives MADVMVMKEIEETADRLGIDLASLDLDAIRVPPGQDFGIASDDEDLHQGDNVELDTGFGNIIIVDNLPVVPREKFEKLEGVIRKIYSQIGLIKDDGLWMPIDPETNKTSGYCFIEFNTPLEAELAREKTNGYKLDRSHIFAVNMFDEFDTFMKVPDEWAPPESKPYTSGENLQQWLTDEKARDQFVIRAGSDTEVLWNDARHLKPEPVYKRAFWTESFVQWSPLGTYLATVHRQGSAVWGGASTFNRLMRYAHPQVKLIDFSPGERYLVTYSSHEPSNPRDANMVVINIFDVRTGKVMRDFKGSADEFSIGGTGGVTGVSWPVFRWAGGKEDKYFARIGKNVISVYETETFSLIDKKSLKIENVVDFSWSPTDPILSIFVPELGDHPARVSLMQIPSKDELRQKNLFSVSDCKMYWQSNGDYLAVKVDRYTKTKKSTYTGFELFRIRERDIPIEVFELENKNDKIISFAWEPKGHRFAVIHGDNPRPDISFYSMRSANNTDKVKKLTTLKGKQANALFWSPAGRYIILAGLKGLNGQLEFYNVDELETMATAEHFMATDIEWDPTGRYVATAVTSVHEMENGFNIWSFNGKLLYRILKDHFFQFLWRPRPPSFLSPEKEEEIAKNLKKYSKKYEAEDQDVSLLLSEQDREKRRMLKDEWEKWLNEWKRLHEEEKLERQKLRHGEVSDEEEEYEAKEVEVEEILDVTEEVISFEE, from the exons ATGGCGGACGTGATGGTGATGAAAGAAATAGAGGAAACGGCGGATCGGCTCGGCATCGATCTCGCCAGTTTAGACCTCGACGCCATTCGCGTCCCTCCGGGCCaagattttggcatagcaag tGACGATGAAGATCTACATCAAGGCGATAATGTGGAGTTAGACACTGGATTTGGCAATATTATCATTGTTGACAATTTGCCTGTTGTGCCTCGGGAGAAGTTTGAGAAGCTTGAAGGTGTTATTCGTAAAATCTACAGTCAGATTGGTCTGATTAAGGACGATGGGCTGTGGATGCCTATTGATCCTGAGACGAACAAAACATCAGGATATtgctttattgaatttaatacTCCTCTG GAAGCTGAGCTCGCTAGGGAGAAGACAAATGGATACAAGCTGGACAGGTCTCATATTTTTGCTGTGAACATGTTCGATGAGTTTGATACATTCATGAAAGTTCCAGATGAGTGGGCCCCTCCTGAATCTAAGCCTTATACTTCAGGG GAAAATCTTCAACAATGGCTGACTGATGAGAAAGCTCGTGATCAGTTTGTCATTCGTGCTGGTTCAGATACTGAGGTTTTATGGAATGATGCGAGGCATCTAAAGCCTGAGCCTGTTTATAAGCGTGCT TTCTGGACTGAAAGTTTTGTGCAGTGGTCTCCACTGGGAACTTACTTGGCGACAGTTCACAGGCAAGGTTCTGCTGTTTGGGGTGGTGCCAGTACTTTTAATCGCCTTATGCGTTATGCGCATCCTCAG GtaaaattgattgatttttcCCCTGGTGAGAGGTATTTAGTTACCTACAGCAGCCATGAACCGAGTAATCCCCGTGATGCAAAT ATGGTCgtgataaatatttttgatgtgAGAACTGGAAAGGTAATGAGAGATTTCAAGGGAAGTGCTGATGAATTTTCTATTGGAGGAACTGGTGGTGTTACAGGAGTGTCGTGGCCTGTTTTCAG ATGGGCCGGTGGAAAAGAGGACAAATATTTTGCGAGAATTGGGAAAAACGTTATTTCTGTCTATGAAACAGAGACCTTTTCACTAATTGACAAGAAATCCTTGAAGATTGAAAATGTTGTGGATTTCAGTTGGTCACCAACTGACCCAATTCTTTCAATCTTTGTTCCTGAACTGGGGGACCATCCTGCTAGG GTGAGTCTCATGCAAATACCAAGTAAAGATGAGCTAAGGCAGAAGAATCTTTTCAGTGTTAGTGACTGCAAAATGTACTGGCAAAGCAATGGGGATTATCTAGCGGTTAAGGTTGATCGATatacaaaaacgaaaaaaagcACATACACAGGCTTTGAGCTTTTCCGCATAAGAGAAAGGGATATTCCTATTGAGGTTTTTGAGCTTGAGAATAAGAATGATAAGATCATTTCCTTCGCTTGGGAGCCAAAAGGCCACAGGTTTGCAGTTATCCATGGTGATAACCCAAGACCTGATATAAGTTTTTACTCCATGCGTTCTGCCAACAATACAGATAAGGTTAAAAAGCTCACTACTCTGAAAGGAAAGCAAGCAAATGCTCTTTTCTGGTCACCTGCTGGCCGCTACATAATACTTGCAGGATTAAAGGGTTTGAACGGACAGTTAGAATTTTACAATGTTGATGAGCTTGAAACCATGGCAACAGCTGAACACTTTATGGCGACAGATATTGAGTGGGATCCCACCGGAAG GTATGTTGCAACTGCAGTGACTTCTGTTCATGAGATGGAAAATGGTTTCAACATATGGTCTTTCAATGGCAAACTACTTTATAGGATTCTGAAGGATCATTTCTTTCAG TTTTTGTGGCGCCCAAGGCCGCCATCATTCTTGAGTCctgagaaagaggaagaaattgcaaAGAACTTGAAGAAGTACAGTAAAAAGTACGAGGCGGAGGACCAGGACGTCTCATTGCTATTGAGCGAGCAGGATCGCGAGAAGCGGAGGATGTTGAAGGATGAATGGGAGAAGTGGTTGAATGAGTGGAAGCGGTTGCACGAAGAAGAAAAGCTGGAGAGGCAGAAACTCAGGCATGGAGAAGTGAGCGACGAAGAGGAGGAGTACGAGGCTAAAGAAGTCGAAGTTGAGGAGATATTAGATGTTACAGAGGAGGTCATTTCTTTTGAGGAGTGA